The Cryptococcus gattii WM276 chromosome D, complete sequence region CTCTCCCAccaccttcttccttcatGCAGACCCATGCTAGTCCCAGCCAAACCCAACAGCATAAACAAATCTCTCGCGCTCAGCGCCTCAGTCTGGAAGATATGTTGTAAAAGGGGAATATAAATGAGGGCAAGTTGACAGATGAAAGAAACTGAGATTGTCAAGAAGAGCATGCGGTTGCGGAACATGGGCGTGGTAAGCCCACGGTTTTGGAGGGCAGATACAAGGTCGAGGAAGACAAACACTGTGAAAGTCTGtttttatttatttatttaaTCAGCGTACGATATCTAATATAAAGAACGAAATGAAACATACCATTGTCTGATCCCGTCGCGACATGCTGCCATCACTCGTCTCAACCGTATAGATCCACAAGGTACCAAGGACGATCATTGCTGCTGAGAAAAGTACCCTGTAAATCACTCGCGTGCTCAACACGTGAccacccttcttcctcggGGGTTGACGCATAATTTCCTTATCCACGGGGTCGACACCCAAAGCCTGGGCGGGGGGCCCATCCATGAGGAtgttgatgaagaggatCTGCATGGCATTAAGAGGACTGGCGAGTTTGAAAACCGTTGAGAGTGTGATGAGAGAAAGTGCGGCGACTGCGGTGGAGAGTTGGAAGGATAAGAAATTTTGAATATTGTAAAAAATGGATTTACCCTCCTCGACGGCAGGCAAGATGGATGAGAAATCATCATCGACGAGAATGACATCCGCCGCTTCCTTGGCGACGTCCGTACCCGATTTGCCCATTGAGATACCAATATCAGCCATCTTCAACGCCGGTGAATCGTTCACACCATCACCAGTCATGGCAACGACCGCACCTCGCATCTGCCACGCCTTGACAATGGCCATCTTGTGCCTTGGGGTCGTCCTGGCATAGACAGTGATGCTTGAAACTCGCTCCACGAGCTCCCGCTCGGTCATCTGATCAATCTGCGAACCGAGGATGCAACTCGATCCCCCAGCAGGGAGTGCGTGCGGGTCGCCGCCACCGCCGTCGCcgctgttgttgttgagCGTACCGGACGTAGAGGCAGATACCTTCAAGCCGAGCTGTTTGGCGATGGCGACGGCTGTGGGTTCAGCATCCCCAGTGATCATGACGATTTGCACGCCTGCGCCATGTAGGGCAGTGACGGCGTGGGCGACACCGTTTCGAGGAGGATCCATCATTGCTTCAAAACCAACAAACACGAGATTGTTGggctgctgctgctcgTCGTCGGCCCTTCCGGGAAATCCGTACGCCATGGCAATGACTCGTAAGCCGCGTTTGGAAACTTCCATAGCTCGGTCCAGAATGATTTTTTGGGTTGCGGCGTCAAGCGCGGGAGTAGAGGAGTCGGTGACGTAGTAGTATCGACATTTCGCAATAACCTGTTCAACGGCGCCTTTGAGGAAGACCATGTCGGAAGCGTTGTTGAGGGATCCGGTAACAGACATGGTCTTTGTTTCCGAGCTAAAAGGGATCTCGGATTTCCTGACAAAGTTCTAGCGGGTGTGTGTCAGCAAGGTACACAGAATGCAAATGTAAAAAAAATAGAACCAACCTTTCTCTGGTCTTCGGTTTTCAAAACAGGCAAGATATTCAACAGAGCCACCTCTGTCGCTTGACCCACATTGGTCCCTTGGTCGTTCTTGAAAGCGTCGTTGCACAGACTACCTACCAACGCAACTTTGAGCAAAGCGGGAGGTATCCAAAGTTGCTGACTATCGGGACGGCGGGGACCATATGGGGAGGTGGCGTTGAGGTGAGGAGTGAGATCCACAAGTTCGTCAACCGAGTACATGTGTGTGACTGTCATCTCGTTCTTGGTCAATGTACCTTGAGAGTTTTTGTTTGTGAGCGTGCGGCGGGGCAACGCAGCGAGTTGAGCGACATACCAGTCTTGTCGGAACAGATCACGCTGACACTTCCCAATGCTTCCACACTAGGCAGTTTCTTGACGATTGCCTTGCGTCTTGACATTCTCAAGACACCAAGCGCGAGTGTGACGGTGGTGACGATTGGAAGACCCTCGGGAATGGCAGCAACGGCAAGGGACACTGGGGGCGGGAATGAGTTCTGATGCCAGAGTAAAGACCAAACTCACCTCCGATAGTGAACATCTCGAGCCAGTCTCTTTTTTGAATGACACCAATAAGTACGATAAAGCCGATGACAAtaaaggaaaagatggagagCTGCTTGGCGAGATCATCCATATCGAGTTGTAGAGGAGTACGCTTCTCTTCGACGTCTTGCATCATTGAGAAGATGACACCGAATTCAGTATCTTTACCTGTGCCGACGACGATACCTGATCCGTTTCCTATACCGTTTTACCAGTCAATTGCGACTCTTCTCCACAAGAGCTGTGTGCGGCTTTTACTTACCGCTTCTGACTAGAGTACCCATGAACGCCATACAATGCCTCTCGCCCAACGCCTTGCCTCCGCCTTCTCCATGGGTATCTTCTCCCTCGCCCCTCTCGCAGACTTGGGTGTTCTTCCTCGCTGGCCGTGTTTCTCCGGTCAACGCAGATTCGTCAATCTCAAGATGGTTGGCGGTAATCAGCCGGATATCGGCGGGGATGCGGTCTCCGACGGAAAAAGTGACGAGGTCGCCAGGTAAGAGGGCGTTGGCGAGCGGGCTGAGCGGGGTACCGTTTCGGATGAGGTGACAGTAATGCGGGACAAGTTTGTTCAGCGCTTCGAGCGACTTTTCTGACCGTTGTTCTTGGACAAAACCGACGGTCAAGACGATGGTGACGGCCATGATGACACAGACTGCATCATCAAACTGTCCCATGAGCGCACTGACAACGCTGCTTCCAAGGAGCAGCAGAATCAACGGGTTCTCGTAGACCTGCTTGGCAAACTTGAGGTACAGCGGGTCTGAAGGCGGGACTTGAAATTCGTTGGGCCCATACCGCGCGAGGAGGGGAGCGATGGCCGAGTTGGCAAGACCGTCGGTGGGATGTGTAGCAAAGATCTCCAGTGTTTCCTGCAGGCCCGTTAGCGATCCTCTTATAGCTGCGCGGCATGGACCGACCTGGATAGATTTGTGCGCATATATCGCGCTGGGTGTCTCGCGCTGCCTTCTCTCTGTGGAGAGTCTCTTCTCCTGCTCTTCGATGCGCAGCGCCTCGTAGTCCTTCTTGCCCACGAGTCGCCTGCCGGCGGCGATGGCCCTGTCGAGCAGGCCGTCGTCGCGGTGTGCGAATTCGCGCGCCGCACGCGGGCTGGCGGTGAGCGGGCTGGGCTCCCTGCGGCGGTGGGGGAAGACGTCGGCGGAGACCTGGCGCCTGAGGGTGGTGGAGTACGCGTAGCCGCCGTTGCCCGCGGGGGACTCGGCGGCGTGGCTCGGGCCTCGATCGTTCCGGCCCCCGCTGTCCACGAGGCCGCCCATGGTCGGGTCGGGGGCGAAGGCGgggggggcggggggggcggggggggcAGCGCTGAAGGGCCGGCGGGACACGCGGTACGACGACGCAGAGGTGGAGGCAGTGCTGGCGCCGGGGAAGGCGGCGGAGGCGGGCGGGGGGGGGCTCGGGCGGTTCGGGGGGGGGGAGCGCCGTCTCGAGGCAGAGGGGGCGCGGGAGCGGTGGTCCATGCTGGTAGGTGCCGCGGGCGGAGTGCAACGCGGAAATGCAAACTGTTCAAAAAAGATGCCACTCAGATGAATCGCAAGTCCCCCAGGACGCTTCCCGCCGCATAAATCTCTTCCCATAATATAGTTGACAAAATGCATCCTGCTGTATTGTAATCCACACCCAGTCGACGCAGCCCAAGCCACAGCTTATTGCGCCTTCTTTTCACCTTCAGCAAGCAGCCTCAACCTCTCGTCCTCCTTCAACTGCTTCGCCTCTTGCGCTCGACGCTTCTCCCGTCTCTCTCTTCCGCGCGTCACAAATTCAACAGGCTCCAGGTCCGCGAACAGTACCTTGCAAATCCTCTCAATCGCCCAACAAAGCACAAAGTCGAGTACCATGGACATTGTGAGCTTGAATCGGAACTGGACGTTGTAAGGTGTCATGTCAGCCACTGTCTGCTTGTAGCCCTTCAGCACTTACAGAAGTGGTCATCTCGACCAGCTGCAACCATCGGTTCAACTCGGGCACAAAATCCGTCGCACCACAGTACGCAACAGCGCTAACACCGAGTAAACCATAATACAGCGGCGGGTTCTCCCGGATACCCTCTCGGAAGGGCCGACCCTGGAAGTTGAGGACAAATGTCGAGACTTGCTGAGAGAGACCGAGGAGGTAGATCGCAGTGTTGAGCAGAGTGGGTTCAAATTTCTTCTCAAGATCAATCTCCCCACGGCTAAAAATCATCAGCCATGCCAACAGCACTAACTATTTGCGGTACTCACTCCTCAAGAGACTTGGAAAGACCAGTGATGTATACCAAAGCCACAATGTGGATGGAAAATTGAAGCAAGACGGAAAGCAAGACGTAAAAGTTGAAAATGTTACCCAAAGGTCTCTCCTTGGACAGCTTCTCCACAGGCTAATCAACTTGTTTCAGCGCCTCCTGCGTCTCCTTCTTGTATCTTAAACGTACCTTGGCCCTGGAGATACACAAGAAACAAACACTCATCAACATACCGGTGATGGTCACCTGGTAATCACCAAACTTGATGCCGTCAAGGTACTGAACAGACAAGGAATACGCAGTGATAAGACAGTTGAGAGCGAGGATCTTGTACATTTGAATAGTGGCGACCAGAGTGCATCGTCCTTGACGGATAATGTTGGAAACTATCCCATTGTTAGCGAGCAAAGTCGCataaataaaaaaaaaaaaaaaaaacttactgGCAGAGACATTGGATAATTTTGAAGTAAATGGTGCAGCACAAGAAGCATCACCCAATTTAATCTGGGGCACATCTTGGTCTTCATCCAATTCGGAAAGCTTGGACGTAATCGTAGTCATATCAAACTTCTCCAACGGGTTAGTCTTCTTCGCCCCCTCGTGCGCCTTGGCAACTTCTTGCTGAGTCTTCACAAGCTCAGGGTACGCCTCTCGGAGAGCAGGAGGcggaggcggaggaggcTGGTTGAATCGGGCAGAGATGCGGACCTGCTGCTCATACACCTTTTTCATTCGCTCAAGTTTCTGGTGCTCGgcaatcttcttcaaatcCTCGGGAGAACCGTCAAGGAGGGCGACACCGATGTGCGCAGCCTTGAGAGCACCAACGTCGTTCGTACCGTCACCAGCCATAAGCGTAATGTAGCCAAGCGATCGAAGCGTAGTGATGATGAATTCTTTCTGGGCAGGCGATACGCGTGCGTAAACAAAAGTGTGCTTGATGAGATCGGTGACGGAAGGAAGCGCGTCATACTGCTTGAGTGCCGCACCGGTAATACAAATATCATACTTGTTGAACAACGACTGGTCAAAGGGCTCAGACGGGTTGACAGGAATAATATTAGTCTCATCAACGTTTCGCCAAACCAGCTCTAATCGGTCGCATGagtaaaaaaaaataaaataaaaaaaaaacttTTGTAAGGTGTCTTCAGTTTAACTCACCATTAGAACTAGTGCCTTCCTTCAAATCCAAAATCATAACCTCACGATCGACAATCTCTACATCTCTAGCAACGTGAACTGCAGTCAAGGGGTTGTCGCCAGTAATCATGATACACTAATATACGTCTGTTAGTCACCTCACATTCTGTTAACAATTCGTCAACAGACATACTCGATGAGAAGAGTCGTTGAGCATCTTGAGGATTTCGACAGCATCAGGCTTGAGAGGACAGTGGAAGACGAGGAAACCAGCAAAATTGAGCTTGCACTCCACATCATCTCGGTGAATCTGGTTAATCTGCGCTAAAATATCAGCCACCCGTGATGTTTCAACGCAAAACTCAAGAGGTCCAACCATCATACCTTGTCCGCCTGAACGTCCATGTACTTGACACCCAATGCCAAAACCCTACTTCCACGTCGAGTGTACCACCTGTACGTCTCCTCGTACCACTCGGGAACCTGTACGTACATGCTCTTCAAAGTCTCCGGTGCACCCTTCACAGCGGCAACCCATTTTCTGCCATGCGTGTCAGAGACGGAAGAGATGGTGGACATTCGCTTGAGCGCAGACGAAAATTGGTATCGGCGCCGAATATGGATCTGGGCCTTGTACGGGGATTCCTTGGAGATGGGAGAGATTTGATCGCCTGATATTTGCGATCAGATAAAGGtaagaaaaagaagaggaaaacAGGGTGACGTACCCTTGGACAACTTCCAGTCCAAAGCGGCCAAAGTGGTCTTCTCCATAGGATCACCGACGATAGTACCGTCATCGAGCAAGACGAGAGCGTGGGCAGCAGCAAGGGCAAGTGTAGTTTCCTTGTTGCTTTCAGTAACAGGGCGAAGGGCCTTGGGGTCGGCAGCGCTGCTTCATTGTCAGCGACAAGCACACCCGTCGCGGCGCGCGTAAAGATGAATATTTGGGCTCACTTGACACCAGCGATACCTTCGACAACGAGGTCTTCACCAGTAATGGTACCCGTCTTGTCGAAACAGCAGACATCCACTCGTCCAGCCCATGGGATACGGAAAGGCTCGGTACAGAAAATGGCTTTAATATGCATTTAGCAAGGGGAAAGGGGTAAATTGAAGTATATCACTTACCAAACTTTTGAAGAGCTACGAGAGACGCGTTGACGGCCAGGGAAAGTTCCATGGGTAATTCGGGAGGAACGACACtggtgatgatgaggacACAGTCAAGCAACAACTTGCCCTTGGCCATGCCCCTCTCGAGTCCCTTGGTCCAGACGTAGGCGGAAGCTGCAATGGCAAAGATGAGCAAGAAACCGATGAAGAGAAAGGCTTCAAAGGTATTGGCGGAGACACGCTCGGTAGAGAAGATCATGGTTCGAACAAGTTGACCCTGGGTGGTGCCGAAACCGGTGCGGAGAACGACAGCAAGACAACCGCCATCGGGAGCTGACAAAATGTTTCTTTAGCTTGGTTGCTGGTGTCGGACCATACATCCAGACTTACTGGTTATACAGCCTTCACCAGCCTTCTCGACCTGTAAAGCCTTGGTACCGGAGAACAAGACGTTGTTCCTGTCTGCCCCGTTCATATCAAGCCTATCGGTACCTTCGCGAAGTTCAATGCTTTCCTTGAGCAAGGGGGTAGATTCGCCGGAAAGCATAGCCTCGTTGACGATACATGTTCCTCGAAGCAAGAGAAGGTCACAAGGAATACCAGAGTCGGGGTTGGTACGAACTGAGAGTTGTTAGCCCGGTTTCAGAGAGACAGAATGGTAAGGCTTACGGATAGAGACGAGATCTCCAGGGACAAGCTCCGAGCTGATCACAGAGACCCATTTGCCATCACGGAAAGTCTGGACATTGTATGGGGTAATGCTCATTGTGCGGAACTCTTGAAGCGTTTTGACACGCTATTTACATTGTTAATCACTGCTCGCGAAATCTTACAAACACTTGCCTGGAAGACGACTGTGCACTCAAAGACCACCAACATAAACGCAGTGAACAACGAGTAGTACCAATACTCGTCCAAGCACCAGAGAGCGACGCAGAACATCTGGAAGACAAAGAAGGGCGCCACGGCGTGCTCAGCGAAAAGTTCGGTAAATTTAGGGATGGGGATATGGCACTCGTTGAGACCGTAGGTCGCCTTCAAAGCCTCCAGATTGGGCAAACCAGCTTCAGCAGCGGTGGACTTGGGCTTGGCGGCAGGGTGAGTGAGGATACCGCGAGAAGTctggaagatggagagcGGCGGACAGGAGTCGCACGGGTACGGGATAGGGGTGAAGGCATTGTCGGAGCCTGCAGAGCGTCGTCAGCGTGCGCAATGAACATGGAATAAGGCGACTTGCGGTTGTAAACATAAGTATCACGTTGGTAGTTGAAGGAGTAGGTAGGCTCGGTAGCTCCGGGAGCCTTGGAGAGTGTGAGGCGAGAACACTGCAACGATAAGGCGCGCACTTACTATTTTGCGGTCGAGCGGGACGATTTCACCCTTGCCTCTGCCCTTTTTGGGAATGACCCGGACTCTGGACGCGGATTCCAAAGAGCCGGCCTGCGCTGCGTCAGTACAAGCTGCAGTCTCCGTGCTCTGCTTACAGTAGTGTAGCTGATCGTTGCGTTCATGCCACTGCTCCAGGCGGTGAGGAGGAAACTGAGGGCATGGCCCGCGCCGAGGAGGACGGAGAAGATGAATGTCCATTCTTCAGAGACGATCCATTGGTCGTACTTGTAATGGTAGGCGTAGTAGAAGAGGGGGTAGAGAGCTGCGGGACGTGAGCGTGCGGGCGGGGAATGTGGCGGAAGGGCTGCTTACAGAGGAACGGAAGGCCGTACAGCCTGGCGGGGAGGGGTCTTTTGTTGTGGAGGGAAAGCCTCTCTATCTCGGGAGAGACGATGGCTGGGGGTGACCTGGGGTGAGTCAGCCGGGTCCGTGGGTGTCTgtcttccttccttcctggCGGCGTCGCCACTTACATGATGGGTGCCGGTGGAGAGAAGCTCGCCGCTGCAGCAGCGATAATTAATATAATGGCAGCAGTCAATGAAGCCAGGCGTGCCACACCCGGCGTTGTCCGCAAACACCGTGATGTCCGCCACGCGTCACCCACTGCACGTCGGGCGCAGGGCTGCTATAGCGACAGTCACCCGTCTTCCACTCCCCACACGCACCCCCCACGATGAACATATTCCGCTTCCTCGGCGACCTCTCCCACCTCGcctccatcctcatcctcctccacaAAATCCAGACAACCAGGTCATGCCGCGGCATATCCTTCAAGTCACAGCTCCTCTACCTCATCGTATTCCTCACCCGCTATGTCGACCTCTTCACCCGTCCCCTCGTCTCCATCTACAACACAGTCATGaagctcttcttcatcggCTCAACAGCCTACACCCTCTACCTCATGAAGTTCAAGTACAGGTGCGGCCACTCTGCCCGCCCACA contains the following coding sequences:
- a CDS encoding calcium-transporting ATPase, putative (Similar to TIGR gene model, INSD accession AAW46512.1~Probable calcium-transporting ATPase KIAA0703) → MDHRSRAPSASRRRSPPPNRPSPPPPASAAFPGASTASTSASSYRVSRRPFSAAPPAPPAPPAFAPDPTMGGLVDSGGRNDRGPSHAAESPAGNGGYAYSTTLRRQVSADVFPHRRREPSPLTASPRAAREFAHRDDGLLDRAIAAGRRLVGKKDYEALRIEEQEKRLSTERRQRETPSAIYAHKSIQETLEIFATHPTDGLANSAIAPLLARYGPNEFQVPPSDPLYLKFAKQVYENPLILLLLGSSVVSALMGQFDDAVCVIMAVTIVLTVGFVQEQRSEKSLEALNKLVPHYCHLIRNGTPLSPLANALLPGDLVTFSVGDRIPADIRLITANHLEIDESALTGETRPARKNTQVCERGEGEDTHGEGGGKALGERHCMAFMGTLVRSGNGSGIVVGTGKDTEFGVIFSMMQDVEEKRTPLQLDMDDLAKQLSIFSFIVIGFIVLIGVIQKRDWLEMFTIGVSLAVAAIPEGLPIVTTVTLALGVLRMSRRKAIVKKLPSVEALGSVSVICSDKTGTLTKNEMTVTHMYSVDELVDLTPHLNATSPYGPRRPDSQQLWIPPALLKVALVGSLCNDAFKNDQGTNVGQATEVALLNILPVLKTEDQRKNFVRKSEIPFSSETKTMSVTGSLNNASDMVFLKGAVEQVIAKCRYYYVTDSSTPALDAATQKIILDRAMEVSKRGLRVIAMAYGFPGRADDEQQQPNNLVFVGFEAMMDPPRNGVAHAVTALHGAGVQIVMITGDAEPTAVAIAKQLGLKVSASTSGTLNNNSGDGGGGDPHALPAGGSSCILGSQIDQMTERELVERVSSITVYARTTPRHKMAIVKAWQMRGAVVAMTGDGVNDSPALKMADIGISMGKSGTDVAKEAADVILVDDDFSSILPAVEEGKSIFYNIQNFLSFQLSTAVAALSLITLSTVFKLASPLNAMQILFINILMDGPPAQALGVDPVDKEIMRQPPRKKGGHVLSTRVIYRVLFSAAMIVLGTLWIYTVETSDGSMSRRDQTMTFTVFVFLDLVSALQNRGLTTPMFRNRMLFLTISVSFICQLALIYIPLLQHIFQTEALSARDLFMLLGLAGTSMGLHEGRRWWERKQVEAEILEKSVEAMV
- a CDS encoding ATPase, putative (Similar to TIGR gene model, INSD accession AAW46511.1~Cation-transporting ATPase 4), producing MNATISYTTAGSLESASRVRVIPKKGRGKGEIVPLDRKIAPGATEPTYSFNYQRDTYVYNRSDNAFTPIPYPCDSCPPLSIFQTSRGILTHPAAKPKSTAAEAGLPNLEALKATYGLNECHIPIPKFTELFAEHAVAPFFVFQMFCVALWCLDEYWYYSLFTAFMLVVFECTVVFQASVCKISRARVKTLQEFRTMSITPYNVQTFRDGKWVSVISSELVPGDLVSILRTNPDSGIPCDLLLLRGTCIVNEAMLSGESTPLLKESIELREGTDRLDMNGADRNNVLFSGTKALQVEKAGEGCITTPDGGCLAVVLRTGFGTTQGQLVRTMIFSTERVSANTFEAFLFIGFLLIFAIAASAYVWTKGLERGMAKGKLLLDCVLIITSVVPPELPMELSLAVNASLVALQKFAIFCTEPFRIPWAGRVDVCCFDKTGTITGEDLVVEGIAGVNAADPKALRPVTESNKETTLALAAAHALVLLDDGTIVGDPMEKTTLAALDWKLSKGDQISPISKESPYKAQIHIRRRYQFSSALKRMSTISSVSDTHGRKWVAAVKGAPETLKSMYVQVPEWYEETYRWYTRRGSRVLALGVKYMDVQADKINQIHRDDVECKLNFAGFLVFHCPLKPDAVEILKMLNDSSHRCIMITGDNPLTAVHVARDVEIVDREVMILDLKEGTSSNELVWRNVDETNIIPVNPSEPFDQSLFNKYDICITGAALKQYDALPSVTDLIKHTFVYARVSPAQKEFIITTLRSLGYITLMAGDGTNDVGALKAAHIGVALLDGSPEDLKKIAEHQKLERMKKVYEQQVRISARFNQPPPPPPPALREAYPELVKTQQEVAKAHEGAKKTNPLEKFDMTTITSKLSELDEDQDVPQIKLGDASCAAPFTSKLSNVSAISNIIRQGRCTLVATIQMYKILALNCLITAYSLSVQYLDGIKFGDYQVTITGMLMSVCFLCISRAKPVEKLSKERPLGNIFNFYVLLSVLLQFSIHIVALVYITGLSKSLEDRGEIDLEKKFEPTLLNTAIYLLGLSQQVSTFVLNFQGRPFREGIRENPPLYYGLLGVSAVAYCGATDFVPELNRWLQLVEMTTSFRFKLTMSMVLDFVLCWAIERICKVLFADLEPVEFVTRGRERREKRRAQEAKQLKEDERLRLLAEGEKKAQ